Proteins from a single region of Oryza brachyantha chromosome 6, ObraRS2, whole genome shotgun sequence:
- the LOC102722024 gene encoding hydroxycinnamoyltransferase 4: MAATVDVLTSEVVVPAEETPAGAVWLSNLDLAARRGYTPTVYFYRANGEPGFFAADAMRDSLARALVTFYPIAGRLGLDGDGRVQIDCTGEGVVFVTARSGYVLDDLMEEFVPCDEMRDLFMPPAPPASKSSPPGVLLLVQVTYLRCGGVVLGMVLHHSIADGRSAAHFVETWASIARGASPRDAPVPPCFDHKLLAARPARTVLYDHPEYKSEPVPPARAVTASTYASAIITLTKQQVAALKARCGGASTFRAVVALVWQCACRARALPPEAETRLYSMIDMRQRLAPPLPPGYFGNAVIRTSTVATAGDVVSSPVGHAARRARAVTSQGDDYARSLVDYLEGVDTANLPRSGVSRADLRAISWLGMSLYDADFGWGAPAFMGPAIMYYSGFVYVMNAPWKDGAVALALSLEPESMPEFRKVFADEVARLTE, encoded by the coding sequence ATGGCGGCAACGGTGGATGTGTTGACGTCGGAGGTGGTCGTGCCGGCCGAGGAGACGCCGGCGGGCGCCGTCTGGCTGTCCaacctcgacctcgccgcgcgccgcgggtACACGCCCACGGTGTACTTCTACCGGGCGAACGGCGAGCCGGGATTCTTCGCGGCCGACGCCATGAGGGACAGCCTCGCCAGGGCCCTCGTGACGTTCTACCCGATCGCCGGCCGGCTTgggctcgacggcgacgggcgcgtCCAGATCGACTGCACTGGCGAGGGCGTGGTGTTCGTCACGGCGCGATCTGGGTACGTGCTCGACGACCTGATGGAGGAGTTCGTGCCCTGCGACGAGATGAGGGACCTGTTCAtgcccccggcgccgccggcgtcgaagTCGAGCCCGCCgggcgtgctgctgctggtgcagGTCACGTACCTgcggtgcggcggcgtcgtgctcGGCATGGTGCTGCACCACTCCATCGCCGACGGCCGTAGCGCGGCGCACTTCGTGGAGACGTGGGCGAGCATTGCACGCGGCGCCTCCCCGCGGGACGCGCCGGTGCCGCCCTGCTTTGACCACAAGCTGCTCGCCGCGCGCCCGGCGCGCACGGTGCTGTATGACCACCCGGAGTACAAGAgcgagccggtgccgccggcgcgcgccgtCACGGCGTCCACGTACGCGAGCGCCATCATCACGCTAACTAAACAGCAGGTGGCCGCGCTGAAAGCACGGTGCGGCGGAGCGTCCACGTTCCGCGCCGTGGTGGCGCTGGTGTGGCAGTGCGCGTGCCGCGCGCGGGCTCTGCCgccggaggcggagacgaGGCTCTACTCCATGATCGACATGCGCCAGCgcctggcgccgccgctcccgccggggTACTTCGGCAACGCGGTGATCCGCACgtcgacggtggcgacggcgggggaCGTGGTGTCCAGCCCCGTCGGccacgcggcgcggcgggcgcgcgcggTGACGAGCCAGGGCGACGACTACGCGCGGTCGCTGGTGGACTACCTGGAGGGCGTCGACACGGCGAACCTGCCGAGGAGCGGCGTCTCGCGGGCGGACCTCCGCGCCATCAGCTGGCTGGGCATGTCGCTCTACGACGCCGACTTCGGGTGGGGCGCGCCGGCGTTCATGGGGCCGGCGATCATGTACTACAGCGGCTTCGTTTACGTGATGAACGCGCCGTGGAAggacggcgccgtcgcgctgGCGCTGTCGCTGGAGCCGGAGAGCATGCCGGAGTTCAGGAAGGTGTTCGCCGACGAGGTGGCACGCCTGACGGAGTAG